Proteins from a single region of Theobroma cacao cultivar B97-61/B2 chromosome 10, Criollo_cocoa_genome_V2, whole genome shotgun sequence:
- the LOC18587346 gene encoding receptor like protein 30 codes for MLQVLDIGNNNINDIFPNWLGTLPELQVQGGTFLFQMKLRSLDLSDNDFSGPLPTGYFENVMAMKSIGVGERELKYLGQEYYQDSVRVTLKGIEVELLSWRDSRSNRRASCIESAKLFPQQPYRTNTNISGNLTELESLDLSSNNLTGEIPGKLTSLTFLARLNLSQNQLVGSIPQGNQFDTFENDSYIGNLGLCGWPLSKKCSSDEAPEAPSSESGGNGDLFLDGFGWEAVVIGYGSGVVVGNAVGYIVFLTGKPRSLVRIIERNHHRKMRKTNQRHRETRNS; via the exons ATGCTACAAGTTCTAGATATTGGAAACAACAACATAAATGACATATTCCCCAATTGGTTGGGAACTCTTCCGGAGCTTCAG GTTCAGGGAGGAACCTTTCTTTTCCAAATGAAGTTGCGAAGTCTTGATCTCTCTGACAACGATTTTAGTGGTCCTTTGCCAACGGGGTATTTTGAAAATGTGATGGCCATGAAGAGTATTGGTGTGGGTGAAAGAGAATTGAAGTATTTGGGACAAGAATACTATCAGGATTCTGTGAGGGTAACACTCAAAGGGATAGAGGTTGAACTG CTTTCATGGAGAGATTCTAGAAGTAATCGGAGAGCATCGTGCATTGAAAGTGCTAAACTTTTCCCTCAACAGCCTTACAGGACGAATACCAACATCTCTGGTAATTTGACAGAACTTGAATCATTAGACCTATCTTCCAACAATCTAACTGGAGAGATTCCAGGGAAGTTAACCAGTTTGACATTTCTAGCAAGGCTAAACTTATCACAAAACCAGCTTGTTGGATCCATTCCTCAAGGTAATCAGTTCGATACCTTTGAAAATGATTCATATATCGGAAACTTGGGTTTGTGTGGTTGGCCATTATCAAAGAAATGTAGCAGTGATGAGGCCCCAGAAGCACCATCTTCAGAGTCTGGAGGGAATGGTGACTTATTCTTAGATGGATTTGGTTGGGAGGCTGTGGTGATAGGGTATGGAAGTGGAGTGGTGGTTGGCAATGCTGTTGGATATATAGTGTTCTTAACTGGAAAACCTCGTTCTCTTGTTCGGATTATTGAACGAAATCATCACAGAAAGATGAGAAAGACCAATCAGAGACACAGGGAAACAAGAAACTCATAA